The Verrucomicrobium spinosum DSM 4136 = JCM 18804 genome includes a region encoding these proteins:
- a CDS encoding VOC family protein, which produces MKLEKVKYVLMARDMDRAVAFYVGTFGLREGFVSPWWSELLFGDAIVALHGGGEGEQTATGLSFQVDDAAAACGVIEVAGGSIVEPPVQREGEPIKLGRFADPAGNLVMLTEYLG; this is translated from the coding sequence ATGAAACTCGAGAAGGTAAAGTACGTCCTCATGGCCCGGGACATGGATCGGGCCGTTGCGTTTTATGTTGGCACCTTTGGCCTGAGAGAGGGCTTTGTCAGTCCTTGGTGGTCAGAGCTTCTGTTTGGCGATGCCATCGTGGCCTTGCACGGAGGAGGGGAAGGGGAACAAACCGCCACCGGCCTCAGCTTCCAGGTGGATGATGCCGCCGCGGCATGTGGCGTGATCGAGGTGGCTGGCGGGAGCATCGTAGAGCCGCCGGTGCAACGTGAAGGCGAGCCGATCAAGCTGGGAAGGTTTGCAGATCCAGCGGGGAATCTGGTGATGCTGACGGAGTATCTGGGGTGA
- a CDS encoding DUF6794 domain-containing protein translates to MPVTTARKKLFRVSLKLAVKLATLLLLVTGIAWVIFPFDQPWTVAGAVRSLERDLPADTRDWMLRTPKPLALTNMHLSLGMKIRNEFGLWGRNLPLQYSCGKLGADDCSGIILGALWHSVRAKESPALVKAIDEQFQYMENIKIDYQGFHLARIGEIIAQIQDQIDTQLANEAGHHLHITTSGSPNLDGYTRAEFEGNPVPISMYLNWISWRNGFTVRHAPPNIELVFHEPHAWPEPPAEFEVVK, encoded by the coding sequence ATGCCAGTCACCACCGCACGCAAGAAGCTCTTCCGCGTATCTCTGAAGCTCGCCGTCAAACTGGCCACGCTCCTACTTCTGGTTACAGGAATCGCGTGGGTTATCTTCCCGTTCGACCAACCTTGGACCGTGGCGGGAGCGGTGCGCAGTCTCGAACGAGACCTTCCCGCCGACACGCGGGATTGGATGCTCCGGACTCCGAAGCCACTGGCGCTAACCAACATGCACTTGTCCCTTGGCATGAAAATTCGCAACGAATTTGGTCTATGGGGACGGAACTTACCATTGCAGTACTCTTGCGGAAAATTGGGCGCCGACGACTGCTCAGGGATCATCTTGGGGGCGCTGTGGCACTCGGTACGCGCCAAGGAATCTCCCGCGCTGGTCAAGGCGATTGATGAACAGTTCCAATATATGGAGAATATTAAAATCGACTACCAAGGATTTCATCTTGCCCGTATCGGCGAAATAATTGCCCAGATACAAGACCAGATCGACACGCAGCTTGCCAATGAAGCCGGCCACCACCTTCACATCACGACTTCAGGATCTCCCAACCTCGATGGCTACACACGGGCGGAGTTCGAAGGGAATCCCGTGCCAATCAGCATGTACCTGAACTGGATCTCCTGGCGCAACGGATTTACAGTCCGACACGCACCGCCCAACATCGAACTGGTATTCCACGAACCCCATGCCTGGCCGGAGCCCCCTGCTGAGTTCGAGGTGGTGAAGTGA
- a CDS encoding KamA family radical SAM protein, producing the protein MLTSRLPEKAFRSHAPGYWKDKNVSEAEWNSAQWQLKNRVNSLAKLEEHLVLSEEERAGVLLSGNKLAMAITPHFFNLIHPTDPDCPIRRQVIPRIEETWDDPDEMSDPCGEDSHMPVPGLVHRYPDRVLFLVTDRCASYCRYCTRSRVVSGVGDQELHTEFEAVFKYLEAHTEVRDVLLSGGDALLFSDAKLEGILKRLRAIPHIEFLRIGSRVPIFLPQRITPELCTMLAKYHPLWMSVHTNHPREITIEVKEALERLANHGIPLGNQSVLLRGVNDDPEVMKALVHKLLMSRVRPYYLYQCDLIQGSSHLRTSVSKGLEIIESLRGHTTGYGVPQFVIDAPGGGGKVPVNPEYVLAKDSHHTLIRNYEGKVFDYPEPETAKSANLFASGTNRLSMTWAPSAKW; encoded by the coding sequence ATGCTCACATCCAGACTTCCTGAAAAAGCGTTCCGCAGCCACGCCCCCGGCTATTGGAAAGACAAGAACGTATCCGAAGCGGAGTGGAACAGCGCCCAGTGGCAGTTGAAGAACCGGGTCAACTCTCTGGCCAAACTGGAGGAGCATCTGGTCTTGAGCGAGGAAGAGCGCGCCGGAGTGCTGCTTTCCGGCAACAAGCTGGCCATGGCAATCACGCCCCATTTCTTCAACCTGATTCACCCCACGGATCCCGACTGCCCCATCCGTCGCCAGGTGATCCCCCGCATCGAGGAGACCTGGGATGACCCGGATGAGATGTCCGACCCCTGTGGCGAGGATTCCCACATGCCAGTGCCCGGCTTGGTACACCGCTATCCAGACCGCGTGCTCTTCCTGGTGACGGACCGTTGCGCGAGCTACTGCCGCTACTGCACCCGTAGCCGCGTGGTGAGCGGCGTAGGGGACCAGGAATTGCACACAGAGTTTGAAGCCGTCTTCAAGTATCTGGAAGCCCACACCGAGGTGCGGGATGTCTTGTTGAGCGGGGGCGACGCCCTTCTCTTCTCCGACGCAAAGTTGGAAGGCATCCTCAAACGCCTTCGTGCCATCCCCCACATCGAGTTCCTTCGTATCGGTTCCCGGGTGCCGATCTTCCTGCCCCAGCGCATCACGCCCGAACTGTGCACCATGCTCGCCAAGTACCATCCCTTGTGGATGAGTGTGCACACCAACCACCCGCGTGAAATCACCATTGAGGTCAAAGAAGCTCTCGAACGCCTGGCCAATCACGGCATCCCGCTGGGAAACCAGAGCGTGCTCCTGCGTGGCGTTAACGACGATCCAGAAGTGATGAAGGCTCTGGTGCACAAGCTGCTCATGAGCCGCGTGCGCCCGTACTATCTCTACCAGTGCGACCTCATTCAAGGCAGCTCACACCTCCGCACCAGCGTGAGCAAGGGGTTGGAGATCATCGAGAGCCTTCGTGGCCACACCACTGGCTACGGTGTGCCCCAATTCGTCATCGACGCTCCAGGCGGTGGCGGCAAGGTGCCAGTGAACCCGGAATACGTGCTTGCCAAGGACAGTCACCACACCCTCATCCGCAACTACGAGGGCAAAGTGTTCGACTACCCCGAACCGGAGACCGCCAAATCCGCAAACCTCTTTGCCAGCGGCACCAATCGTCTGTCCATGACCTGGGCACCATCGGCCAAGTGGTAA
- a CDS encoding helix-turn-helix transcriptional regulator has translation MLQHAREIAPSVSWEILVRVKRSGGMSVNELAAELKMSYMGVKQHCDDLRKQGYVDTWRRPKGTGRPEKIYRPAPKLDLVLTNWGSELCLGLLAHAAQAYGESAPERLLYSYLQQKAERWSSKMKGKTLRERLVELVKMRNADGWMAELVTDEHGTRLLDHHSPLAEVARLYPNVWEMESRALTKVLGIPIERTVNGARSEMRLITGDEVPASAVVPVSTLVQAVAPVLEPEPDPEPEFSQSPEPVPLEEAEVELVEQAAPLPNPAPPAPPLVEEGSSWPEPLSSPVFADVPDVRFEPEDVVAIEEEPTLAAEAEEPDAPSLDSAPLEVVPTVPTPKSKASTASAKKGQAVQADLFDF, from the coding sequence ATGTTGCAGCACGCCCGTGAAATTGCCCCTTCGGTCTCCTGGGAGATCCTTGTCCGGGTGAAACGCAGCGGCGGCATGTCCGTCAACGAACTGGCGGCGGAGTTGAAAATGTCCTACATGGGCGTGAAACAACACTGCGATGATCTGCGAAAGCAGGGTTATGTGGATACGTGGCGTCGTCCGAAAGGGACGGGGCGCCCCGAGAAAATTTACCGGCCGGCACCCAAGCTCGACCTTGTGCTGACCAACTGGGGAAGTGAACTCTGCCTGGGGCTGCTGGCTCACGCCGCCCAGGCGTATGGGGAGTCTGCCCCGGAGCGCCTGCTTTACAGCTATCTCCAGCAAAAGGCGGAGCGCTGGTCGTCGAAAATGAAGGGTAAGACCCTGCGCGAACGCCTGGTGGAACTGGTGAAGATGCGCAATGCGGACGGGTGGATGGCTGAGCTGGTGACCGATGAGCACGGCACGCGCCTGCTCGATCATCACAGCCCCCTCGCCGAGGTGGCACGCCTCTACCCAAACGTCTGGGAGATGGAGTCTCGGGCGCTGACCAAGGTCCTTGGCATTCCCATTGAGCGCACCGTAAATGGTGCCCGCAGCGAGATGCGACTGATCACGGGCGATGAGGTGCCTGCGTCGGCGGTGGTGCCTGTTTCAACCCTGGTGCAAGCGGTGGCCCCCGTGTTGGAGCCGGAACCTGATCCCGAACCGGAATTTTCCCAGAGCCCTGAGCCTGTGCCGTTGGAGGAAGCTGAGGTCGAACTCGTGGAGCAGGCGGCGCCTTTGCCGAATCCTGCGCCTCCTGCGCCTCCCTTGGTGGAGGAAGGCTCCTCGTGGCCCGAGCCGCTCAGTTCTCCAGTTTTTGCTGATGTGCCCGACGTTAGATTCGAGCCGGAGGATGTGGTAGCGATCGAGGAGGAGCCGACTCTGGCTGCCGAAGCAGAGGAGCCTGACGCACCCTCTCTTGATTCCGCCCCGCTCGAAGTGGTGCCAACTGTTCCGACCCCGAAATCCAAAGCCTCCACTGCGTCTGCCAAAAAAGGTCAGGCAGTGCAGGCTGACTTGTTCGATTTCTAG
- a CDS encoding sulfatase family protein, which yields MHPRRLLLLFLLLLFIPPATTHAETPPNILWLTSEDNGPQLGCYGDKYARTPNLDALAARGLRYNKAWSNAPVCAPARTTIISGRYPTGDGGEHMRSMVPLPAGTLLYPQLLRAAGYYCTNNSKEDYNLDKPDGTWDESSAKAHYNKRPANQPFFAVFNTTISHESQIRTPGHKLVHDPAAAPLPPYHPDTPEVRHDWAQYYDKLTEMDQEVGRRLKELDESGLAETTIVFYYGDHGAGMPRSKRWPYNSGLQVPLIVYFPPKYAHLAPEGYQAGGSTDRLVSFVDLAPTLLSLIGKDAPPFLQGRAFAGAHTAPAPEFLHGFRGRMDERYDLVRSVTDGRFVYMRHYMPHLPYGQHLGYMFQMPTARVWRDLAAAGKLNADQRHFWEPKPVEELYELQSDPWEIHNLAETPEHQKSLNTLRKALENQARQVRDLGFIPEAERLRISGNQQSPRDAFQTEAAYPFEAVFDLASRASRYSDADPTPFVNALSHPHPIMRYWGVLGLQMRGAAGVQAGHDRLLVLFGDTSPSVRIAAASAIGLHGPSSDLLACLALLVREADPTQSSQPAAMEALNGLDALDEKALPVKDRIAALPLRDPNTPKRLQEYVVRLHEKISTDLGMPAPAGKNQDTGK from the coding sequence ATGCATCCCCGTCGCCTCCTTCTGCTCTTTTTACTGCTTCTGTTTATTCCTCCCGCCACGACCCATGCGGAAACCCCGCCCAATATTTTGTGGCTGACCAGTGAGGACAACGGACCGCAACTGGGTTGTTATGGCGACAAGTACGCCAGGACGCCCAACCTTGATGCGCTGGCGGCCCGCGGTCTGCGGTACAACAAGGCATGGTCCAACGCACCCGTGTGCGCCCCGGCCCGCACCACCATCATCAGCGGGCGCTACCCCACGGGCGATGGCGGTGAGCACATGCGATCCATGGTTCCCCTGCCCGCCGGGACCCTGCTCTATCCGCAACTGCTGCGGGCGGCAGGCTACTACTGCACCAACAACAGCAAGGAAGACTACAACCTGGACAAGCCTGATGGCACCTGGGACGAAAGCAGTGCCAAGGCGCACTACAACAAGCGGCCCGCAAATCAGCCGTTTTTCGCGGTCTTTAACACGACGATCTCGCACGAGAGCCAGATCCGGACACCCGGTCACAAGCTGGTGCATGATCCCGCAGCGGCCCCCCTCCCCCCTTACCATCCTGATACGCCGGAAGTGCGGCACGACTGGGCGCAGTATTATGACAAACTCACAGAGATGGATCAGGAAGTGGGTCGGCGACTGAAGGAGCTGGACGAATCCGGTCTGGCAGAGACCACCATCGTCTTCTACTACGGCGATCACGGTGCAGGGATGCCCCGGAGCAAGAGATGGCCATACAACAGCGGACTGCAGGTGCCGCTCATCGTTTATTTTCCACCCAAGTATGCCCACCTTGCTCCCGAGGGCTACCAAGCAGGCGGTTCGACTGATCGCCTTGTCAGCTTCGTGGATCTGGCTCCCACGCTGCTAAGCCTGATCGGCAAAGATGCCCCCCCTTTCCTACAAGGACGAGCCTTCGCGGGAGCCCACACCGCCCCCGCCCCGGAGTTTCTCCATGGATTCCGCGGGCGCATGGATGAACGCTACGATCTGGTGCGCAGCGTCACGGATGGTCGCTTCGTCTATATGCGACACTACATGCCTCATCTGCCCTACGGTCAGCATCTCGGCTACATGTTCCAGATGCCTACTGCCCGCGTCTGGCGGGATCTGGCCGCCGCGGGGAAATTGAATGCCGATCAGCGCCATTTCTGGGAGCCCAAACCCGTGGAAGAGCTCTATGAGCTGCAATCCGATCCATGGGAGATCCACAATCTGGCAGAGACTCCCGAACACCAGAAAAGCCTGAACACCCTGCGGAAAGCTCTGGAGAACCAGGCCCGTCAGGTTCGCGATCTGGGCTTCATTCCAGAGGCTGAACGGCTGCGAATTTCCGGGAACCAGCAGTCACCCCGGGACGCCTTCCAGACTGAGGCGGCCTATCCTTTTGAGGCGGTGTTCGATTTGGCGTCTCGCGCCTCCCGCTACTCGGATGCCGACCCCACTCCGTTCGTCAACGCACTCTCGCACCCCCATCCCATCATGCGTTATTGGGGAGTGCTAGGACTCCAGATGCGCGGAGCCGCCGGAGTTCAAGCTGGTCATGATCGCCTGCTTGTTCTTTTCGGCGACACCTCGCCCAGCGTACGCATCGCCGCTGCTTCCGCAATCGGCCTGCACGGCCCATCATCTGACCTCCTGGCGTGCCTTGCCCTCCTGGTGAGGGAGGCTGATCCCACCCAGAGCAGTCAACCCGCGGCGATGGAGGCGCTCAATGGGCTGGACGCCCTTGATGAAAAAGCTTTGCCCGTTAAGGATCGCATCGCCGCGCTGCCCTTGAGAGATCCCAACACCCCAAAACGACTTCAGGAATACGTCGTGCGCCTCCATGAAAAAATCTCAACCGACCTGGGGATGCCCGCACCTGCTGGCAAAAACCAAGACACCGGCAAGTAA
- the hprK gene encoding HPr(Ser) kinase/phosphatase: MPEHVIHHKVKRPSSITVGEFFERNREALKLKLMGTVTGFSRKINEPSVNRPGLALSGFFTYFAYKRIQVIGNSEVSYLNGLAPEEAGRRFRQLCMADIPCLVVAREKRLNQDLIRVADDNGISVFQTSMVTMKFINAATIRLDWAFAPTTVIHGCLVDVQGVGVLIQGPSGSGKSEAVLGLLERGASMVADDAVHFRMIEEREIHGRAPDLTRNLIEVRGIGLLNVAAIFGVGAVRLSKRLDLVTQLLPDADLSEVERFDAGTHTVNILGMDVPLLQVPVVAGRDVAGLIEIAALNHKLRTFGYNSAAEFDQRLLKKMADEQSG; the protein is encoded by the coding sequence ATGCCAGAGCATGTCATCCATCACAAGGTCAAACGGCCGTCGTCCATCACCGTGGGCGAGTTCTTTGAGCGGAACCGGGAGGCACTCAAGCTCAAGCTGATGGGAACGGTGACGGGATTCTCCCGGAAAATCAATGAACCCTCGGTCAACCGACCGGGCTTGGCCCTGAGCGGATTCTTCACCTATTTTGCCTACAAGCGCATCCAGGTCATCGGCAACTCGGAGGTCTCCTATCTCAACGGGTTGGCCCCAGAGGAAGCCGGCCGCCGGTTCAGACAACTCTGCATGGCGGACATCCCTTGTCTGGTTGTGGCGAGAGAAAAGCGACTGAACCAGGATTTGATCCGGGTCGCGGATGATAATGGCATCAGCGTCTTCCAGACTTCCATGGTGACCATGAAATTCATCAACGCTGCCACCATCCGTCTGGACTGGGCGTTTGCGCCCACCACGGTCATTCACGGATGCCTCGTGGATGTCCAGGGGGTGGGAGTGCTGATCCAGGGCCCCAGTGGTAGTGGTAAGAGTGAGGCAGTCCTTGGGCTTTTGGAGCGCGGGGCCAGCATGGTGGCAGACGACGCCGTGCACTTTCGCATGATCGAGGAGCGCGAGATCCATGGCCGGGCTCCTGACCTGACCCGCAATCTCATCGAAGTGCGGGGAATTGGCCTGCTGAATGTTGCCGCCATCTTCGGCGTGGGGGCGGTTCGGTTGTCTAAACGACTTGACCTGGTCACCCAATTGTTGCCCGATGCAGACCTGAGTGAAGTTGAACGGTTTGACGCGGGCACACACACGGTGAACATTCTGGGAATGGATGTTCCACTTCTTCAAGTACCGGTCGTCGCCGGTCGTGATGTGGCCGGACTCATCGAAATTGCCGCCCTAAACCACAAACTGAGAACCTTTGGCTACAACAGCGCCGCGGAATTCGACCAAAGGCTCTTGAAAAAAATGGCGGATGAGCAATCAGGGTAG
- a CDS encoding HPr family phosphocarrier protein gives MSTCTQEFTISNKLGMHARPAAQFVKRASKYKCNVWVEKDDEQVNGKSIMGLMMLAAGHGAKIIVTAEGADAEAAVKELGSLIQSGFDDGD, from the coding sequence ATGAGCACTTGCACCCAAGAATTTACCATCAGCAACAAACTGGGCATGCATGCGCGCCCTGCAGCGCAATTCGTCAAGAGAGCCAGCAAGTACAAGTGTAATGTCTGGGTGGAGAAGGATGACGAGCAAGTGAATGGCAAGAGCATCATGGGTCTCATGATGCTGGCCGCCGGCCACGGAGCGAAAATCATCGTCACTGCGGAGGGGGCCGATGCCGAGGCTGCTGTCAAGGAACTTGGCTCTCTCATCCAAAGTGGGTTTGACGACGGGGACTGA